A part of Larimichthys crocea isolate SSNF chromosome VII, L_crocea_2.0, whole genome shotgun sequence genomic DNA contains:
- the LOC113746066 gene encoding extracellular calcium-sensing receptor-like — MLGGLFSFHSTWKDRRDTYMHKPLPLECISLHFREFQFAQAMLFAIEEINNSTDLLPGISLGYKIYDICGSIARGVRVTLALANGNEMEFEPSEAPCTRSAQVQVIMGETSSSPSMAIATVIGPFYIPMISHFATCACLSDKTRYPSFLRTIPSDYYQSRALAQLVKHFGWTWVGAIRTNDDYGNNGMAIFIETAQQLGICLEYSVAVFRTDPPDKIRKIIDIIKASTSKVIVAFLSHLDMDMVIHELSHHNLTGYQWVGSESWIVDSQTAAMDKHHILDGAIGLSIPKAHVSGMREFMLDVKPLNSSSQELFTEFWETLFSCKFKMSNLSVGNERECTGHEDVTEMQTSFTDMSLMPIFYNVYKGVYAVAHALHNILSCNKTCDNNVQLDPFLILQHTKKIQFKTKEGDEVYFDEHGDAAAKYEIINWQPTENGIVDFVTIGLHDASLPEDKQLNLQNKTLIWAQNSKQVPVSVCSEKCPPGTRKVLQKGKPVCCYDCLRCAEGEISNSTDSITCVKCHPEFWSNERRDACVKKEAEFLSYEEIMGALLTAASLFGTCMTSVVAFIFFRYRQTPVVRANNSELSFLLLFSLSLCFLCSLTFIGRPSEWSCMLRHTAFGITFVLCISCVLGKTIVVLMAFRATLPGSNVMKWFGPAQQKLSVVGFTLIQVIICILWLTISPPFPFKNFKESKDKIILECALGSAIGFWAVLGYIGLLAMLCFVLAFLARKLPDNFNEAKFITFSMLIFCAVWITFIPAYVSSPGKFSVAVEIFAILASSFGLLICIFIPKCYIILLKPEKNTKKNMMGKGAAKSS; from the exons ATGTTGGGAGGGCTCTTCTCTTTCCACAGCACCTGGAAAGATAGACGCGATACCTACATGCACAAACCATTGCCACTGGAATGCATCAG TTTGCATTTCAGAGAATTCCAGTTTGCCCAGGCTATGCTCTTTGCCATAGAGGAGATCAATAACAGCACAGACCTACTGCCTGGAATCTCTCTAGGCTATAAGATCTATGATATCTGTGGATCCATTGCCAGAGGTGTAAGGGTCACTCTGGCCTTGGCTAATGGTAATGAAATGGAATTTGAACCCTCAGAAGCACCATGTACAAGATCTGCCCAAGTGCAGGTCATTATGGGAGAGacgtcttcttctccttccatGGCTATAGCCACTGTCATCGGACCCTTTTATATCCCAATG atcagCCACTTTGCTACTTGTGCTTGTCTCAGTGATAAAACCAGGTACCCATCCTTCCTCAGAACAATACCCAGTGACTACTACCAAAGCAGAGCCCTGGCCCAATTAGTCAAGCACTTTGGTTGGACTTGGGTTGGAGCTATTAGAACAAATGATGATTATGGCAATAATGGCATGGCCATATTTATAGAAACTGCCCAGcagcttggcatctgtcttGAGTACTCTGTAGCTGTTTTTAGGACAGATCCACCAGACAAAATACGAAAGATAATTGACATTATCAAAGCTTCTACTTCAAAGGTGATTGTTGCTTTCCTTTCCCACTTGGATATGGACATGGTTATTCACGAGTTGTCTCATCACAACTTGACTGGATACCAGTGGGTAGGCAGTGAGAGCTGGATTGTTGATTCCCAAACTGCAGCCATGGATAAGCATCACATTCTGGATGGTGCTATAGGTCTGTCCATCCCCAAAGCACATGTCAGTGGCATGAGAGAGTTCATGCTGGATGTGAAGCCACTCAATTCGTCTAGTCAAGAACTGTTTACAGAGTTTTGGGAGACATTATTTAGTTGTAAGTTCAAGATGTCAAATTTATCAGTGGGGAATGAGAGAGAATGTACTGGACATGAAGATGTGACTGAAATGCAAACTAGCTTCACTGATATGTCACTCATGCCTATCTTTTATAATGTGTACAAAGGAGTGTATGCTGTGGCCCATGCACTTCATAATATTCTCAGctgtaataaaacatgtgaCAACAATGTGCAGCTAGATCCATTTTTG ATTTTACAGCACACAAAAAAGATTCAGttcaaaacaaaggaaggagaTGAAGTTTACTTCGATGAACACGGAGATGCTGCCGCAAAGTATGAAATTATAAACTGGCAGCCAACAGAAAATGGCATTGTGGACTTTGTCACAATTGGTCTTCATGATGCATCTTTAcctgaagacaaacagctgaatcTGCAAAATAAGACTTTAATATGGGCACAAAACTCAAAACAG GTGCCTGTGTCAGTTTGCAGTGAGAAATGTCCCCCAGGAACTCGCAAGGTTCTGCAGAAAGGAAAGCCTGTCTGCTGCTATGACTGTCTAAGAtgtgcagagggagaaataagCAACAGTACAG attCTATCACATGTGTGAAATGTCATCCTGAGTTCTGGTCAAATGAGAGAAGAGATGCCTGTGTGAAGAAGGAGGCAGAGTTTCTGTCATATGAAGAGATTATGGGAGCACTGCTCACCGCGGCCTCTTTATTTGGAACATGCATGACTTCTGTTGTggcattcattttcttcagatacagacagactcCTGTTGTCAGAGCCaacaactctgagctgagcttcctgctgctcttctccttgagtctgtgtttcctgtgttctctGACCTTCATTGGCCGACCCTCTGAGTGGTCCTGCATGCTGAGACACACTGCATTTGGCATCACCTTTGTCCTCTGTATCTCTTGTGTTCTGGGGAAAACAATAGTAGTGTTAATGGCCTTCAGGGCCACACTTCCAGGTAGTAATGTGATGAAATGGTTCGGGCCTGCACAGCAAAAACTCAGTGTTGTGGGTTTCACTCTCATACAAGTTATCATATGTATCCTCTGGTTGACAATCTCTCCTCCGTTTCCCTTTAAGAATTTTAAGGAATCTAAGGACAAAATCATCTTAGAGTGTGCTCTGGGTTCAGCTATAGGCTTCTGGGCTGTACTTGGGTACATAGGACTTCTggccatgttgtgttttgttcttgctTTTCTGGCTCGGAAACTACCTGACAATTTCAATGAAGCCAAATTTATcaccttcagcatgctgatattctgtgcagTATGGATCACTTTTATCCCAGCATATGTCAGCTCTCCTGGGAAGTTCAGTGTTGCTGTGGAGATATTTGCTATTCTGGCTTCAAGTTTTGGACtgctcatttgtatttttattccaaaatgtTATATCATCTTgctgaaaccagagaagaaTACGAAAAAAAATATGATGGGGAAAGGGGCAGCAAAATCATCCTGA